The DNA sequence GCAATAACAATCGAAGTCGTTGCCATCACACGCATCTAAATTTCTGAAGTTATAATTATTTAAAATGGTGTAAGCATTATCTGTCGCGTCTAAAGCTGGTACTGTTGTGTCGTCGCGATTTTGATATTGGCGGTTAATTCTGATCCGGTCGGAAAGACTCTCAATAATGAGTGTTGCTTGTGATTTGACATAGGCGTCTTGATTAGATGTAGAAACAGAAAATTGTAGGCCAACCAGCCCAATCAAACCGATTGAGATGATGGCTAATGATATGAGAATTTCTATAAGCCCAACACCCCGTTGTGCCCATATTTGACCTTTTGTATAGATATTCATTGCCCGCCCTACTACCTAATCAGACAGAATTCCATCAGACTAAGCTTAGTTCCCTTAACCTTTTCTGTATAATTTTTCATCGTACTATAATCAATTATCAATGAAAAACTTTTCTTCGCAAACTTTACTGTCCCTAAAACAAAAACTCTATACCTTTTGTATCTCCTACGTGTTAAAGAAGAGATAAGCGATATTCGCTTATCTCAATTCGGCAGGCACTGCAAAGACGATATCTTCTTCTTTACCTGGGTTTTCCATTACATTTGTGGCGCCTAATTCTTTTAGGCGACTAATCACTCCTTGGACCAATACGTCTGGCGCTGACGCTCCAGCCGTAACACCAACGTTTGGTTTATCTGCTAACCATTCAAGTTCAATATTGGTCGCATCATCAATCAGGTAAGCCTTTGTGCCGACTTTTTCAGCCAGTTCTCGTAAACGGTTCGAGTTAGAGCTGTTTTTGGCACCAACGACTAACATTAAATCTACTTTTTGAGCCAGTTGTCGAACAGCATCTTGACGATTCTGAGTTGCATAACAAATATCGTCTTTACGAGGTCCCTCAATGTTTGGAAACTTCTCGCGTAAAGCATCGATCACATCTGCAGTGTCATCAACCGACAGCGTTGTTTGGCTACAATAGTAAAGTTCATTTGGGTTTTTGACTTCAAGTGTCGCTACATCAGATGGTGACTCTACTAAATAAATCCCGCCTTCTTCGCTACTATACTGACCCATCGTGCCTTCCACTTCTGGGTGCCCTGCGTGACCGATCAAAATACATTCGATACCTTTTCGCGAGGCGCGAGTCACTTCCATATGTACCTTAGTTACCAATGGACAGGTTGCGTCAAACACTTTCAAACCTCGACGCTTTGCTTCGTTGCGAACCGCTTGAGATACACCGTGCGCAGAAAAGATAACAATGCTGTCATCAGGAACTTCATCTAACTCATCGACAAACACGGCACCGCGATCGCGTAACCCGTTAACAACGAATTTATTGTGCACAACTTCGTGTCGAACATAAATCGGCGGCTGAAACACTTCTAACGCTCGCTCAACAATGGAAATAGCTCGGTCAACACCAGCACAAAAGCCTCGTGGGTTCGCTAATAAAATTTCCATAAAATCTCCTATTCGACCTCTGTCGCCAATGATTTAACTTCTATAATTTCCACTTCAAACGTTAACGTTTGCCCCGCTAATGGATGATTAAAGTCAATAGTCACAGATTGTCCAGCGACCTCTCTCACTAACCCAGGTAAATCACTACCATCTGGTTGAGTAAACGCGATGATCGCACCGACTTCTGGCGTGACATCAGTGAACTTAGTTCTGTCTACATAATAAATATTATCAGGGTTAGGTTGACCAAAAGCCTGCTCTGGCGGCAATGTAAATGCTGCTTCTTGGCCAGCTTCAAGACCGATTAAACAATCCTCAAAGCCTTTAGTTAGGCTACCGTCACCTATGACTAACTTAGCGGGTTTGTTACTTACTTTTGTACTGTCAGCAACTGAGTCATCTGACAATTTGATAGTGAAGTGAAAAACCACTTCACTGCCCATTTGAATAGTTGAATTACTCACTCATTACACCTTTGAGTTCTGGCACTAAGCCACAACCTTTTGTTTTTTCATATCTAAAACGCCATCGAGCAACAGTAAGGCCGCGCCACAACTGATCGCAATATCCGCTACGTTAAACGCTGGAAAGTGCCAGTTTTGATAATAAAAATGGAGAAAATCGACCACGTAACCGTGTACTAGCCTATCTGCCACATTACCAATTGCACCACCTAAAATCAGACCAAATGACCACAACTGACGTTGCTCTTTCCAATCGGTCTTATACATCCAGTAGGTTAACAACACGCTAACAACCGCGGCTATGCCAGTAAAAAACCAGCGTTGCCAGCCACCAGCATCACTTAAAAAGCTGAATGCAGCGCCATAGTTTCTTACGTAAGTAATATCAAAAATGGGTAAAATATTGATATCGTAATACAGTGGAACATTGGCCAAAATCCAGAGTTTGCTGGCTTGATCTAAAACGATCACCAACAAACTCAAGAGTAAAAACCACAATCCATTGCGAGAACTTACTGACTCAGTCATTAAGCAAACTTCCTTTCTTCACCTTCACCGTCAACGTTTTCAACACAGCGAGTACATAGCTCTGGATGTGCTTCATGTTGACCGACTGTATCAGAATGGTGCCAACAACGGTCACACTTAGCTGCATCACTTGCTGCGATGCTAACGAACAAGCCATCAAGCTCTGAATCGAACGCCGAATCAGGTTTATCAGTCATAGGTGCAATCTTCGCAACTGATGTAATCAATACAAAGCGCAATTCGTCACCTAACGTCTCTAATATTGATTTTAGTGAATCACTGACATACAGCGTTACTTCTGCAGCTAATGATGCTCCGACAAGCTTGTCTTTTTTAGCAACTTCTAATGCGCGGTTAACTTGTTCTTTGATGGCAAGAACTTGAGTCCAGTACTCATCACCTAATTCAGTATCTGCAGTGAAGGCTTCAATATCCTTGTACCACTCACCAGTGAATACAAACTCTTCACGTTCACCTGGTAATTCAGCCCAAATCTCTTGAGCTGTGAATGATAATACTGGCGCCATCCAGCGCGTCATTGCTTCAGCAATATAATAAAGCGCAGTTTGACAAGAACGACGTGCTGTAGAATCTGCTTTTGCTGTATATTGACGGTCTTTGATTACGTCAAGGTAGAAACTACCCAAATCTACTGAACAGAAGTTCATTAGTTTTTGCATAACAACGTGGAACTGGTACTTGTCATACGCTGCAACAATCTCTTGTTGAAGTCTTGCTGCACGACCAACAATCCAGCGGTCCAGTGCAACCATTTCTGACTCATTAACTAAGTCAGTTTTTGGGTTAAAGCCATTAAGGTTAGCTAACAAGAAGCGTGACGTGTTACGAATACGACGGTATGTGTCCGCTGAGCGTTTGAAGATTTCATCATCAACCGTCATCTCACCCGTATAATCAGTAGAAGCAACCCACAAGCGCAAAATGTCAGCGCCGTATTTACCTGTCACATCTTTTGGAGAAACTACGTTACCCAAAGACTTAGACATTTTGTGACCATTTTTATCAACCGTGAAACCATGTGTAAGTACTTGGTTATACGGTGCAGTGTCATGCATTGCCACAGATGTCATCAAAGAAGACATAAACCAACCACGGTGTTGGTCAGAACCCTCTAGGTATAAATCTGCAGACTTATTGAATTCTTCACGTGCATCAATTACAAAGTGATGAGTTACACCAGAGTCAAACCACACGTCTAATGTGTCTTCGACTTTGCGGTAGTTCGCAGCGTCATCGCCTAACAGCTCAGCAGAGTCTAAATCCCACCATGCTTGGATACCGCTTTCTTCTACTTTTTGAGCCACTTTTTCCATTAGCGCAACGCTATCAGGGTGTAACTCGTCAGTTTCGTTGTGAATAAATAGAGTGATTGGCACACCCCAAGTACGTTGACGTGAAATACACCAATCTGGACGACCTTCTACCATGCCTTCAATACGGCCTTCACCCCACTCTGGGATCCACTCGGTCTTTTTGATTTGTTCGATAGATTTAGAGCGCAAGCCCGCTTTGTCCATACCGATAAACCACTGCGGTGTCGCACGGAAAATAACTGGCGTTTTATGTCTCCAACAGTGTGGGTAGCTGTGCTCAAATGACACATGCTTCATCAACTTCTGTTTTTCTTTTAACAGCTCGATGATGTTGTCGTTCGCTTTAAAGATGTGTTGGCCGGCAAAAAAGTCAGTACCTTCGACATAGACACCATTCGGGCCTACTGGATTAGCGACTTCAATTTTGTATTGTAAACCAACTGTGTAGTCTTCTTGACCGTGACCAGGTGCAGTATGAACACAACCTGTACCTGCGTCCGTTGTAACGTGATCGCCCAAAATGACAGGAACAGTAAAATCAAGGAATGGGTGATTTACTTTGCTAAGCTCTAAGTCAGCACCTTTACAGTAGCCCAGTGCGTGATATTTAGTGATGCCGTAACGGTCCATTACGTCATTAAGTAATGGCGCAGCAACCACTAAACGGAACGGCTGGCCCTGAATATCAGATTCTTCAACTTGAGCTAATACGTATTCTACGTCCGCACCTACAGCAATCGCTCGGTTAGCCGGAAGTGTCCAAGGTGTTGTCGTCCAGATAACTAATGACACATCGCCTTGACTGGCATGTCCCTCTGGGTGAGAGAACTTAGCGGCTAACGCATCGCTGTCTTCTGCGGTGAACATTACGTCAATAGCAGGCGATACTTTGTCTTTGTATTCAACTTCTGCTTCAGCTAGTGCAGAACCACAGTCTGTACACCAATGAACCGGCTTAGCACCCTTTTGCAGGTGATCGTTTTCAATGATCTTACTTAACGCACGGATGATGTTGGCTTCAGATTTGAAGTCCATTGTCTTGTATGGGTTGTCCCAATCACCAACCACACCTAAACGAACAAAGCCAGCTAACTGACCATCGATTTGACGTTGAGCGTACTCGCGACACTTCTGGCGAAATTCAGCAGCAGTTACCTTTTTACCAGGCTTGCCAACTTTCTTTTCTACCATCAACTCAATTGGTAAGCCGTGGCAATCCCAACCAGGAACGTACGGAGAGTCAAAATCTGACAGTGTTTTGGCTTTAACAATAATATCTTTTAAAATTTTGTTAACTGAGTGACCTAAATGGATGTCGCCGTTTGCATACGGAGGACCGTCATGCAAAATGAAGCTCTTTTTACCTTTTTTAGCGTTTCTAATCTGGCTGTATAAATCTTTCTTTTGCCATTCTTCCAACATTTTTGGCTCGCGCTGAGCCAAGTTTCCACGCATAGGAAACGCTGTTTCTGGTAAGTTAAGAGTATGTTTGTAATCACTCATGGTTATTTGATTCCATATTGACTTAATTTGGACTTGGCCTGTGCCACATCCTCTTGTATTTGCGAAATTAATTGTTCTATCGATTCAAACTTCTGTTCGTCTCTAATTTTGAATAGAGGCTGAATCGAGATCCTTTGCCCGTAAAGATTGCGGTCAAAGTCAAAAATATGTGTCTCTAGTACCGGCTTAATACCATTCAATGTTGGTTTGTTGCCGATATTCGCCACCCCAAATAAGGTTTCACCTTCTAACCCCACTTGTACGGCAAATACCCCTTTAATTGGTAATACACGACGCTTTACAGCGACATTCGCGGTAGGAAAACCAAATTTTCTACCATTTTTTTCACCGTGGATAACTTTGCCTTTCATTTCAAACGGCTCACCTAACAGTTGTTCGGCCGAAGCAAAGTCAGAAAGCTCTAAGTATTCACGAACAGCGGTGCTACTGGCTCTTTGTTTTGAAAACAAAAATGTCTTACTGTCTTCAACAGTAAATCCCAATTGTTGTGACTGCGCTTTAAGAAGATCAAAGTCACCTGCACGCTTTTGACCAAAACGAAAGTCATCGCCAACAATAAGGTGCTTAACTCCAAGCTTAGTCACCAACAAATCTTGGATAAACGCCAAAGGCGACATAGCCGCAAACTCTTTATTAAAATGAACGACCAACAAACGATCTATGCCCATTTTTTTGAGTTTTTGGTATTTATCTCTGAAGGTTAAAATTCGAGCTGCGGCATTGTCACCCAAAAACACTTCCTGTGGTTGCGGTTCAAACACCATAACCACCGAGGGAACCCCGTGTCGTTTTGACTCTTCGCGCAATTTATCTAAGACGTGCTGATGACCAATATGTACACCGTCAAAATTACCAATCGTTAACACACAATTTTTGTGTTGTTCGGTTAAATTGACAATACCTCGAACTAACTCCATTGAACCTTCAATTTTTAGTTAAAAAACCGACGAATTATAACGGCAATCCCGGGTTAATTACTACCCGGGAATCGCAGATAAAATAAGATAATTCCGATTAATTTGATCATGTTGCTAGGATTGTTCTGATAAGTTAACTCAGCTGTTCACAACTCAGTTGCTCAAGACAAAGTGACGTTTCCTTGCGCCGAGGATAATCAAAGTAGCAAAATAACCAACACCTGCAACACCAATTAAACTAAACAATACTGTCGCTTGCTTCGCAATACCTTGTTCGCCAAGGGTAAATTGTTCTCGTAACAACCACACCGCCGAGGTCATTACTAGGGTCGCAATGATTACTTTAACGATCCAAGTTACAGTCCCAGCAGTTAGACGATAAACACCTTGTTTGTGCAATCCAATGTATAACATAGCAACATTCATTGTTGCCGACATCGCTGTTGCTACGGCTAAACCTACATAACCGTAAAACGGCGCTAACATAAAGTTAAACACTATGTTTGATAACATAGCGATGATGCCTAATCGAACCGGTGTTTTAGTATCTTGTCGAGCAAAGTAACCTGGCGCTAAAACTTTTACGCACATGTAACTTACCAATCCCGAGCTGTAAGCTACGACTGCATAATAAACTTGTTGAGCATCGTATTGGGTAAACTCACCGTGTTTGTAAAGTAAATCGATAATTTGAGGCCCTAATACCATCAGTCCTGCCATTGCAGGAAAAGCCATCAACAACACCATTTTTAACGCCCAGTCCATAGTTTGTTGAAATTTGGCAGGGTCATTGGCACTGTGTAGCCTTGATAGACTTGGCAAGATCACAGTCGCAATACCTATCCCGAATAAACCGAGCGGAAATTCAATCAAACGGTCTGCATAATAAAGCCAACTGATAGAGCCTGTTTCATCAAAAAACGACGCTATCACAGTGTCAACTAATGCATTAAGCTGATGAACACCAACTCCTAACAACGCAGGCAGCATCAGCATACGTATCTTAGTGACGTGCTCGTCATGCCACCCCCACTGAGGTTTAA is a window from the Psychrosphaera ytuae genome containing:
- the ispH gene encoding 4-hydroxy-3-methylbut-2-enyl diphosphate reductase; its protein translation is MEILLANPRGFCAGVDRAISIVERALEVFQPPIYVRHEVVHNKFVVNGLRDRGAVFVDELDEVPDDSIVIFSAHGVSQAVRNEAKRRGLKVFDATCPLVTKVHMEVTRASRKGIECILIGHAGHPEVEGTMGQYSSEEGGIYLVESPSDVATLEVKNPNELYYCSQTTLSVDDTADVIDALREKFPNIEGPRKDDICYATQNRQDAVRQLAQKVDLMLVVGAKNSSNSNRLRELAEKVGTKAYLIDDATNIELEWLADKPNVGVTAGASAPDVLVQGVISRLKELGATNVMENPGKEEDIVFAVPAELR
- the fkpB gene encoding FKBP-type peptidyl-prolyl cis-trans isomerase yields the protein MGSEVVFHFTIKLSDDSVADSTKVSNKPAKLVIGDGSLTKGFEDCLIGLEAGQEAAFTLPPEQAFGQPNPDNIYYVDRTKFTDVTPEVGAIIAFTQPDGSDLPGLVREVAGQSVTIDFNHPLAGQTLTFEVEIIEVKSLATEVE
- the lspA gene encoding signal peptidase II, with the translated sequence MTESVSSRNGLWFLLLSLLVIVLDQASKLWILANVPLYYDINILPIFDITYVRNYGAAFSFLSDAGGWQRWFFTGIAAVVSVLLTYWMYKTDWKEQRQLWSFGLILGGAIGNVADRLVHGYVVDFLHFYYQNWHFPAFNVADIAISCGAALLLLDGVLDMKKQKVVA
- the ileS gene encoding isoleucine--tRNA ligase; this translates as MSDYKHTLNLPETAFPMRGNLAQREPKMLEEWQKKDLYSQIRNAKKGKKSFILHDGPPYANGDIHLGHSVNKILKDIIVKAKTLSDFDSPYVPGWDCHGLPIELMVEKKVGKPGKKVTAAEFRQKCREYAQRQIDGQLAGFVRLGVVGDWDNPYKTMDFKSEANIIRALSKIIENDHLQKGAKPVHWCTDCGSALAEAEVEYKDKVSPAIDVMFTAEDSDALAAKFSHPEGHASQGDVSLVIWTTTPWTLPANRAIAVGADVEYVLAQVEESDIQGQPFRLVVAAPLLNDVMDRYGITKYHALGYCKGADLELSKVNHPFLDFTVPVILGDHVTTDAGTGCVHTAPGHGQEDYTVGLQYKIEVANPVGPNGVYVEGTDFFAGQHIFKANDNIIELLKEKQKLMKHVSFEHSYPHCWRHKTPVIFRATPQWFIGMDKAGLRSKSIEQIKKTEWIPEWGEGRIEGMVEGRPDWCISRQRTWGVPITLFIHNETDELHPDSVALMEKVAQKVEESGIQAWWDLDSAELLGDDAANYRKVEDTLDVWFDSGVTHHFVIDAREEFNKSADLYLEGSDQHRGWFMSSLMTSVAMHDTAPYNQVLTHGFTVDKNGHKMSKSLGNVVSPKDVTGKYGADILRLWVASTDYTGEMTVDDEIFKRSADTYRRIRNTSRFLLANLNGFNPKTDLVNESEMVALDRWIVGRAARLQQEIVAAYDKYQFHVVMQKLMNFCSVDLGSFYLDVIKDRQYTAKADSTARRSCQTALYYIAEAMTRWMAPVLSFTAQEIWAELPGEREEFVFTGEWYKDIEAFTADTELGDEYWTQVLAIKEQVNRALEVAKKDKLVGASLAAEVTLYVSDSLKSILETLGDELRFVLITSVAKIAPMTDKPDSAFDSELDGLFVSIAASDAAKCDRCWHHSDTVGQHEAHPELCTRCVENVDGEGEERKFA
- the ribF gene encoding bifunctional riboflavin kinase/FAD synthetase, yielding MELVRGIVNLTEQHKNCVLTIGNFDGVHIGHQHVLDKLREESKRHGVPSVVMVFEPQPQEVFLGDNAAARILTFRDKYQKLKKMGIDRLLVVHFNKEFAAMSPLAFIQDLLVTKLGVKHLIVGDDFRFGQKRAGDFDLLKAQSQQLGFTVEDSKTFLFSKQRASSTAVREYLELSDFASAEQLLGEPFEMKGKVIHGEKNGRKFGFPTANVAVKRRVLPIKGVFAVQVGLEGETLFGVANIGNKPTLNGIKPVLETHIFDFDRNLYGQRISIQPLFKIRDEQKFESIEQLISQIQEDVAQAKSKLSQYGIK
- the murJ gene encoding murein biosynthesis integral membrane protein MurJ yields the protein MTLISRVLGLVRDVVIATFVGAGANADVYLFANRIPNFLRRLFAEGAFAQAFVPVLSEVKEKHGDDEVRVLVAKVSGTLGVIVLLLTLFAVIASPLVVIIFGTGWFIDWLNDGKHADNFELASVLLKITFPYLFFITFVALSGAILNVYNRFAVAAFTPVFLNISIITCAILFIDSFSDPAYALAWGVFVGGLVQFLFQLPFLYRSGLLVKPQWGWHDEHVTKIRMLMLPALLGVGVHQLNALVDTVIASFFDETGSISWLYYADRLIEFPLGLFGIGIATVILPSLSRLHSANDPAKFQQTMDWALKMVLLMAFPAMAGLMVLGPQIIDLLYKHGEFTQYDAQQVYYAVVAYSSGLVSYMCVKVLAPGYFARQDTKTPVRLGIIAMLSNIVFNFMLAPFYGYVGLAVATAMSATMNVAMLYIGLHKQGVYRLTAGTVTWIVKVIIATLVMTSAVWLLREQFTLGEQGIAKQATVLFSLIGVAGVGYFATLIILGARKRHFVLSN